A genomic window from Cucumis melo cultivar AY chromosome 8, USDA_Cmelo_AY_1.0, whole genome shotgun sequence includes:
- the LOC127150659 gene encoding uncharacterized protein LOC127150659, with translation MYNTAANGLAEAFSKTLCNHLKKIVSKSKKDWQERISEALWAYRTTHCTPTGVTPYSLVYGVEVVLFLEREISSLRIAGQEGMTTKDNVKLHLQELEALDEKRLETQQALKCYQVRMSKAFDKHVKPRSFQVGDLVLAETDHHNEAYRK, from the coding sequence ATGTACAACACAGCTGCGAATGGCCTCGCAGAAGCATTCAGTAAAACTTTATGCAATCATCTGAAGAAAATTGTCTCCAAGTCAAAGAAGGATTGGCAAGAAAGAATCAGTGAAGCATTGTGGGCATATCGAACCACTCATTGCACTCCTACAGGGGTTACACCATATTCGCTTGTTTACGGTGTAGAGGTTGTCCTTTTCCTTGAAAGAGAAATCTCATCGTTAAGAATTGCAGGGCAAGAGGGGATGACTACCAAAGACAATGTCAAGTTACATCTGcaagagttagaagcacttgATGAAAAGCGGTTAGAAACTCAACAAGCATTGAAATGTTACCAAGTGAGAATGTCTAAAGCTTTTGATAAGCACGTTAAACCTCGCTCCTTTCAGGTTGGTGATCTAGTACTTGCTGAAACCGATCATCACAATGAGGCATACAGAaaataa
- the LOC103495815 gene encoding phosphatidylinositol 4-phosphate 5-kinase 5-like, producing the protein MSRESGVLKAWEATVRRTQAAKKRAHSIFGTTSVAHADDGDIDCAGEVIEAELNSGEVYHADRILPNGDYYTGQWCDSFPHGQGKYLWTDGCMYVGEWSKGKTMGRGRFSWPSGATYEGEFKSGYMDGNGTYTGSNGDTYKGNWVMNLKHGHGVKSFSNGDCYDGEWRRGLQEGHGRYQWKNGNHYVGEWKNGEICGKGSFVWSNGNRYEGNWETGLPRGNGTFKWPDGSFYVGYWSKDPQEQNGSYYPSGSSGNVHWDPQDVYNVDFSDCKICLGEKVSILPSQKKLAVWRSSKGEDGVKPRRMSVDGRVSVDVEKPLDRMQMWGGGDMDEYVAGCCSERTSSVGGGGGGGRGDVADYMLGLNLEKEGLGMPAKMPKSSKRQGETICKGHKNYDLMLNLQLGIRHSVGRPAPTASLDLKPSAFDPKEKVWTKFPPEGSKHTPPHQSCEFKWKDYCPLVFRTLRKLFKVDPADYMLSICGNDALRELSSPGKSGSFFYLTNDDRYMIKTMKKSEAKVLIRMLSAYYNHVRAFETTLVTKFYGLHCVKLTGPIQKKVRFIIMGNLFCSEYSIHRRFDLKGSILGRTTDKPESEIDETTILKDLDLNFVFRLQKSWFQEFCRQIDRDCEFLEQERIMDYSLLVGLHFRETSAAGDLIPSGARTPIGGPDNEVGPRLSRVDLDQLFLDPSRWSSIKLGVNMPARVERTVRRSDCEFQLVGEPTGEYYDVVMFFGVIDILQDYDISKKLEHAYKSIQYDPTSISAVDPKQYSKRFRDFIFNIFAEDETNFE; encoded by the exons ATGAGCAGAGAGAGTGGAGTTTTGAAGGCATGGGAAGCCACGGTACGCAGAACACAAGCGGCCAAAAAACGAGCTCACAGCATATTCGGCACGACGTCGGTAGCTCACGCCGACGATGGCGACATCGATTGCGCTGGCGAAGTAATAGAAGCAGAATTGAATTCGGGCGAGGTTTATCACGCCGACAGAATCCTCCCCAATGGCGACTATTACACCGGCCAATGGTGCGATAGCTTCCCTCATGGACAAGGCAAATACCTATGGACTGATGGTTGTATGTACGTTGGTGAATGGAGCAAAGGCAAGACGATGGGGCGAGGCCGGTTCAGTTGGCCTTCAGGAGCCACTTATGAAGGGGAATTCAAGAGTGGTTATATGGACGGAAATGGTACTTATACAGGATCAAATGGTGATACTTATAAAGGGAATTGGGTTATGAATTTGAAACATGGACATGGAGTTAAAAGCTTCTCAAATGGGGATTGTTATGATGGGGAATGGAGAAGAGGATTGCAAGAAGGGCATGGGAGATATCAATGGAAAAATGGGAATCATTATGTTGGTGAATGGAAAAATGGGGAGATTTGTGGGAAAGGGAGTTTTGTTTGGAGTAATGGAAATAGATATGAAGGGAACTGGGAGACTGGTTTGCCTAGAGGGAATGGGACTTTCAAATGGCCTGATGGGAGTTTCTATGTGGGGTATTGGAGTAAAGATCCACAAGAACAAAATGGGAGCTATTACCCTTCTGGTTCATCTGGGAATGTGCATTGGGATCCTCAAGATGTGTATAATGTCGATTTTAGTGATTGCAAGATCTGTCTTGGAGAGAAGGTTTCAATTTTGCCATCACAGAAGAAGTTGGCGGTGTGGAGATCATCGAAAGGGGAGGATGGAGTGAAGCCGAGGAGGATGTCTGTTGATGGTAGGGTGAGTGTTGATGTCGAGAAGCCGTTAGATAGAATGCAGATGTGGGGAGGTGGGGATATGGATGAGTATGTGGCAGGATGTTGTAGCGAGAGGACGTCATCAGTCGGAGGAGGAGGCGGAGGCGGTCGAGGGGATGTGGCTGATTATATGTTGGGGCTGAATTTGGAGAAGGAGGGACTTGGGATGCCAGCGAAAATGCCAAAATCTTCCAAGAGACAAGGAGAGACGATCTGCAAAGGGCACAAGAACTATGATCTAATGCTCAATTTGCAGCTTGGGATCAG ACATTCAGTAGGAAGACCGGCCCCAACGGCTTCGCTCGATTTGAAGCCTTCGGCTTTTGATCCCAAGGAAAAAGTTTGGACCAAATTTCCTCCAGAAGGAAGCAAACACACCCCACCCCACCAGTCATGTGAATTCAAATGGAAGGACTATTGCCCTTTAGTTTTCAG AACTCTAAGGAAATTGTTCAAGGTGGATCCAGCTGATTACATGCTATCAATCTGCGGGAATGATGCACTACGAGAACTTTCGTCTCCTGGTAAAAGTGGTAGCTTTTTCTACCTGACCAATGACGACCGATATATGATCAAGACGATGAAGAAGTCAGAAGCCAAG GTTTTGATAAGAATGCTCTCTGCCTATTATAACCATGTGAGAGCCTTTGAGACCACTTTGGTGACCAAATTCTATGGTCTTCATTGTGTTAAATTAACCGGGCCTATTCAGAAGAAG GTAAGGTTTATCATCATGGGAAACCTTTTCTGCTCAGAGTATTCCATCCATCGACGATTCGACTTGAAAGGATCAATTCTTGGACGCACGACAGATAAGCCCGAGAGTGAGATTGATGAAACAACTATCCTTAAGGATCTCGATCTTAACTTTGTATTTCGGCTTCAAAAATCATGGTTTCAAGAGTTTTGCAG GCAAATTGATCGGGACTGCGAGTTTCTCGAACAAGAAAGAATCATGGATTATAGTCTTCTTGTTGGTCTTCACTTCAGGGAAACTTCAGCTGCTGGTGATTTGATACCTTCTGGAGCTCGCACTCCGATAG GTGGGCCCGATAACGAAGTAGGTCCTCGTCTGTCGAGAGTTGACTTGGATCAGCTCTTCCTAGATCCATCCAG ATGGTCAAGTATCAAATTGGGCGTAAACATGCCAGCTCGGGTCGAACGAACGGTGAGAAGAAGCGACTGTGAGTTTCAACTAGTTGGAGAACCAACAGGGGAATATTATGATGTGGTTATGTTCTTTGGTGTCATTGACATACTTCAAGATTATGACATTAGCAAGAAACTTGAGCATGCCTACAAGTCCATTCAATACGATCCAACTTCAATATCAGCTGTTGATCCGAAGCAATACTCGAAGCGGTTTCGTGACTTCATATTTAATATCTTTGCAGAAGATGAGACAAACTTCGAATGA
- the LOC103495816 gene encoding sigma factor binding protein 2, chloroplastic has protein sequence MFSLTLSPFPLKNPFSPSKMDAGAATGNNPRTLDAVYRRKPAKKTKQSNKKLKKPIKVVYISNPMKVQTSASEFMALVQELTGQDADFPDPSKFPPSAVCDDAASTDQLYNTVSGGGDDDGASNLIVNSNNPSLVDDVPAEDDILGSFYDDFDDLIFPPPVMGNLSGLLPGPMAAVVYESNAR, from the coding sequence ATGTTTTCCCTCACTCTCTCTCCTTTCCCCTTAAAAAACCCTTTTTCCCCTTCCAAAATGGACGCCGGCGCCGCCACCGGAAACAACCCCCGAACTCTCGACGCCGTTTACCGGCGTAAACCTGCCAAGAAAACAAAACAATCcaacaagaaattaaaaaaaccCATCAAAGTTGTGTACATATCCAACCCCATGAAAGTTCAAACCAGTGCTTCTGAATTCATGGCTTTGGTCCAAGAACTCACCGGCCAAGACGCTGACTTTCCTGACCCCTCTAAATTCCCCCCATCCGCGGTATGCGACGACGCCGCCTCCACCGACCAACTCTACAACACGGTATCCGGTGGCGGTGACGACGACGGTGCTAGTAATCTTATTGTGAATAGTAACAACCCTTCACTTGTTGACGACGTGCCGGCGGAGGACGACATTCTCGGTAGCTTTTATGACGACTTTGACGACTTGATTTTTCCTCCTCCGGTAATGGGAAACTTATCTGGGTTGCTTCCGGGTCCCATGGCAGCGGTTGTCTATGAATCTAATGCAAGgtga